Proteins from a single region of Prunus dulcis unplaced genomic scaffold, ALMONDv2, whole genome shotgun sequence:
- the LOC117612814 gene encoding putative rRNA methyltransferase YlbH produces the protein MAVSSSPIISPFGVNIISADLGSSSTGLPRFNFCSIQRNNRRPSPVIVLSSKSSKESWSEAKRVLMEQYGFNPDEALSEPSPKSKRKKELKEAGKDKQIAPKEPKPPRTTHKLLTVLGGKARRMKLLSPKGMDVRPMMEVVKGAAFDILQAAGGCPASLRPGRWLDLYSGTGSVGIEAISRGCSEVHFVEMDPWVVSDVLRPNLEWTGFLDVSVIHTVRVEKFIERAKQLAGKEPFDYISVTPPYMEVDYAVLMDQISNSALVGEDTFIVVEYPLRTDMLDSCGCLVKITDRRFGRTHLVIYGPKWAEKKKKKEKLLRGVAVEV, from the exons ATGGCGGTTTCTTCATCTCCAATTATCTCTCCATTCGGAGTGAATATAATATCTGCGGACCTTGGCTCGTCTTCTACCGGTCTTCCTCGCTTCAATTTCTGCTCCATACAACGCAACAATCGACGGCCATCCCCTGTCATCGTCCTCTCTTCGA AGTCGAGTAAGGAATCGTGGAGTGAGGCTAAGCGAGTGTTGATGGAGCAGTATGGTTTCAACCCCGACGAGGCCTTATCTGAGCCGTCTCCGAAg agcaagaggaagaaggagcTAAAAGAGGCAGGAAAAGACAAGCAAATCGCACCAAAGGAGCCTAAACCCCCGCGAACTACCCATAAGTTGCTTACG GTGCTTGGAGGAAAGGCTCGAAGAATGAAGTTGCTCTCTCCAAAGGGCATGGATGTACGCCCAATGATGGAGGTCGTCAAAGGTGCAGCCTTTGATATCCTTCAG GCTGCCGGTGGCTGTCCTGCATCCTTAAGGCCTGGCCGTTGGTTAGACTTGTACAGTGGTACTGGATCTGTTGGAATTGAAGCTATTAGTCGAGGATGTTCTGAG GTACATTTTGTTGAGATGGATCCATGGGTCGTTTCAGATGTTTTACGTCCAAACTTGGAATGGACTGGGTTTCTTGATGTTTCAGTCATACATACTGTTCGTGTTGAAAAGTTCATAGAACGTGCAAAGCAACTTGCAG GTAAAGAACCATTTGATTACATTAGTGTTACCCCTCCGTATATGGAAGTTGACTACGCTGTACTCATGGATCAAATATCAAATTCAGCCTTAGTTGGAGAAGATACCTTTATA GTAGTTGAGTACCCACTAAGGACTGACATGCTGGATTCATGTGGATGCCTTGTGAAG ATAACGGATCGTCGGTTTGGTAGGACACACTTGGTTATTTATGGACCCAAGTGGgctgagaagaagaagaagaaagaaaagttacTTCGGGGAGTAGCAGTAGAAGTTTGA
- the LOC117612810 gene encoding inactive LRR receptor-like serine/threonine-protein kinase BIR2: MIGSMSSVTVRIWIAILFLSCACYCSYGAVVEDDVKCLQSLKQSLKDPLGKLVSWDFRNTSVVSMCKFVGVTCWNDRENRILNLELRDMELSGAIAKDIEYCSSLQNLDLGGNKLSGSIPPDICTWLPFLVTLDFSNNDFSGSIPTDLQHCKYLNNLILSDNKLSGTIPYEFSSLGRLKKFSVANNKLTGTIPAFLDHFDKADFAGNSGLCGGPLGSKCGGLSKKNLAIIIAAGVFGAAASLLLALGLWWWYHLRLSKKRKGGYGVGREDWAERLRAHKLTQVSLFQKPLVKVKLADLMAATNNFSPENVIISSRTGTTYKALLPDGSALAIKRLSTCKLGEKQFRLEMNRLGQLRHPNLVPLLGFCVVEEEKLLVYKYLSSGTLYSLLHGSGSGLDWPARFRIGLGAARGLAWLHHGCQPPIMHQNICSNVILLDEDFDARIMDFGLATLTASDSNESSFVNGDLGELGYVAPEYPSTMVASLKGDVYGLGIVLLELATGQKPLEVTTVEEGFKGNVVDWVNHLTNSGRTKDAIDKALCGKGHDEEILQFLKVASNCVVSRPKDRWSMYQVYHSLKSMSKDNSFTEQDDEFPLIFRKPDKDSA, encoded by the coding sequence ATGATTGGCTCAATGTCTAGCGTAACTGTTAGGATATGGATTGCCATATTGTTCTTGAGCTGTGCTTGTTATTGTTCTTATGGGGCTGTGGTTGAGGACGATGTGAAGTGCCTTCAGAGCCTTAAGCAATCTCTGAAAGACCCACTTGGAAAGCTGGTCTCTTGGGATTTCAGGAACACGTCTGTGGTTTCCATGTGCAAGTTTGTGGGAGTTACCTGCTGGAACGATCGAGAGAACCGCATATTAAACCTTGAGCTCAGAGACATGGAGCTTTCTGGTGCTATTGCGAAGGACATAGAGTACTGTTCTAGCCTTCAGAATCTGGATCTTGGAGGCAACAAGCTTTCTGGGTCGATCCCTCCTGATATTTGTACTTGGTTGCCATTTTTGGTGACCTTGGACTTTTCCAACAATGATTTCTCAGGCTCAATCCCAACTGATCTGCAACACTGTAAGTACCTGAACAATCTGATCCTTTCGGATAATAAGCTTTCTGGGACTATACCTTATGAATTTTCTAGCTTGGGTAGGCTCAAGAAGTTTTCAGTGGCCAATAACAAGTTGACTGGTACTATACCTGCTTTTTTAGACCATTTTGATAAGGCTGATTTTGCTGGGAATAGTGGGCTTTGTGGAGGGCCTCTTGGGTCAAAGTGTGGTGGGTTGAGTAAGAAGAATCTTGCTATTATAATTGCTGCTGGGGTGTTTGGTGCCGCGGCTTCTTTGTTGTTGGCTTTGGGGCTATGGTGGTGGTACCATTTGAGGTTGAGCAAGAAGAGGAAGGGAGGTTATGGGGTTGGAAGAGAAGATTGGGCGGAGAGGTTGAGGGCTCACAAGCTTACTCAAGTTTCCTTGTTTCAGAAACCCCTTGTGAAGGTTAAGTTGGCTGATTTGATGGCGGCTACGAATAATTTCAGCCCCGAAAATGTGATCATTTCATCTAGAACAGGGACTACTTATAAGGCTCTACTTCCTGATGGGTCGGCTCTGGCAATTAAGCGGCTTAGTACTTGTAAGCTTGGTGAGAAGCAATTTCGGTTGGAGATGAACCGTTTAGGACAGCTTAGGCATCCGAATTTGGTACCCCTTTTGGGGTTTTGTGTCGTGGAGGAGGAGAAGCTTCTGGTTTATAAGTACTTGTCAAGTGGGACTTTGTATTCTTTGTTGCATGGAAGTGGTTCTGGATTGGATTGGCCAGCTAGATTTAGGATTGGTTTAGGTGCTGCAAGGGGACTTGCTTGGCTTCACCACGGTTGTCAGCCTCCAATTATGCACCAGAACATATGCTCAAATGTGATCCTCCTTGACGAGGATTTTGATGCTAGGATAATGGATTTTGGGTTGGCAACGCTTACGGCTTCTGATTCTAATGAAAGCAGTTTTGTTAATGGAGACTTGGGAGAGCTTGGCTATGTAGCTCCAGAATATCCAAGTACTATGGTTGCTTCACTGAAAGGGGACGTTTATGGATTGGGAATAGTGCTTCTGGAACTGGCAACTGGGCAAAAGCCACTAGAAGTCACCACTGTTGAGGAAGGATTTAAGGGTAATGTGGTGGATTGGGTAAATCATCTAACAAATTCTGGTCGAACCAAGGATGCCATTGATAAAGCTCTCTGCGGAAAAGGGCACGATGAGGAAATTTTGCAATTTCTGAAAGTTGCTAGTAATTGTGTAGTTTCTCGGCCCAAGGACAGGTGGTCTATGTACCAGGTTTACCATTCATTGAAGAGTATGAGCAAAGACAACAGTTTCACTGAGCAAGATGATGAGTTTCCTTTGATTTTTCGCAAGCCGGATAAAGATTCAGCTTAG
- the LOC117612813 gene encoding probable lysophospholipase BODYGUARD 4: MSPQIFSENWRKPTTILISALSFIVFLILDFLDNFLCILYRYIDELFEGQASSCYCASKEEQVRNVGGHGEGELSETLYQRKNAFREMGFLGFAKKSRKIGGGAVVNRWSDCGCESCLSWMNDCDQKLHFVVREPSQAITDQDCRGKPVENVIFLHGFLSSSSFWTETVFPNLSERVNHNYRLFGVDLLGIGRSPKPRDCMYTLKDHLEMIEKSVIGPFQLDSWV, from the exons ATGTCTCCTCAAATTTTCTCGGAAAATTGGAGAAAGCCGACGACAATTCTCATCTCTGCCTTGAGTTTCATTGTCTTCCTCATCCTTGACTTTCTTGACAACTTTCTCTGCATCCTGTATAGATATATTGATGAGCTCTTTGAAGGGCAGGCCTCCTCTTGTTACTGTGCAAGCAAGGAAGAGCAGGTGAGGAATGTGGGTGGTCATGGAGAAGGTGAGCTTTCAGAGACTCTATATCAGAGGAAAAATGCTTTCAGGGAAATGGGTTTTCTTGGATTTGCCAAAAAATCCAGGAAAATTGGTGGTGGAGCAGTTGTCAATAGGTGGTCTGATTGTGGATGTGAGTCTTGTCTTTCATGGATGAATGATTGTGATCAGAAGCTTCACTTTGTTGTTAGGGAGCCCTCGCAAG CCATCACTGATCAGGATTGCAGAGGAAAGCCAGTCGAGAATGTGATATTCTTGCAtgggtttctttcttcttcctcattttGGACAGAAACAGTGTTTCCAAATCTTTCTGAACGTGTGAACCATAATTATAGGTTGTTTGGTGTCGACCTCTTGGGAATTGGAAGAAGCCCAAAGCCCAGAGACTGTATGTATACTTTGAAGGATCATTTGGAAATGATTGAGAAGTCTGTGATCGGTCCATTTCAATTGGATTCTTGGGTATAA